In one Neobacillus sp. CF12 genomic region, the following are encoded:
- a CDS encoding putative DNA-binding protein, with protein sequence MLEKTTRMNYLYDFYYSLLTPKQQSYMSLYYLDDYSLGEIAEEYDVSRQAVYDNIKRTEAMLEEYEEKLLLFQKFQERSNLLRHIKELLNEEHPSKQAMMEVVAELEKLD encoded by the coding sequence TATGATTTCTATTATTCGTTGTTAACACCAAAGCAGCAAAGCTATATGTCTCTCTATTATTTAGATGATTACTCACTTGGAGAAATCGCAGAAGAGTACGATGTAAGCCGGCAGGCTGTGTATGACAACATCAAACGTACGGAAGCTATGCTTGAGGAGTATGAAGAAAAGCTATTACTATTTCAGAAATTTCAAGAGCGCAGCAACTTATTAAGGCATATAAAAGAATTGCTAAATGAAGAACACCCATCAAAGCAGGCAATGATGGAAGTGGTTGCCGAGCTTGAGAAATTAGATTAG